A region of Silurus meridionalis isolate SWU-2019-XX chromosome 13, ASM1480568v1, whole genome shotgun sequence DNA encodes the following proteins:
- the akt2 gene encoding RAC-beta serine/threonine-protein kinase — protein sequence MNEVSVVREGWLHKRGEYIKTWRPRYFILKSDGSFIGYKEKPDVSDPNMPPLNNFSVAECQLMKTERPRPNTFVIRCLQWTTVIERTFHVDSNAEREEWIRAIQAVANGLKTREEEEPMDINFSSSGDSSMETSSGKSRSKVTMSDFDYLKLLGKGTFGKVILVREKATGVHYAMKILRKEVIIAKDEVAHTVTESRVLQNTRHPFLTTLKYAFQTHDRLCFVMEYANGGELFFHLSRERVFTEDRAQFYGAEIVSALEYLHSRDVVYRDLKLENLMLDKDGHIKITDFGLCKEGITNEATMKTFCGTPEYLAPEVLEDNDYGRAVDWWGLGVVMYEMMCGRLPFYNQDHERLFELILMEEIRFPRNLSPDAKSLLAGLLKKDPKQRLGGGCEDAKEVMNHKFFSSINWQDVLQKKLTPPFKPQVTSETDTRYFDEEFTLQTITVTPPDQYDSLDAEDSDARTHFPQFSYSASVRE from the exons atgaATGAGGTTAGCGTGGTCAGAGAAGGTTGGCTCCACAAGAGAG GTGAATACATTAAGACATGGAGGCCGCGGTATTTTATCCTAAAGAGTGATGGGTCATTTATCGGTTACAAGGAGAAACCTGATGTGTCCGATCCCAACATGCCCCCACTCAACAACTTTTCTgtagcag AATGCCAGCTGATGAAGACCGAGCGGCCacgtcccaatacctttgtaaTTCGCTGCCTTCAGTGGACGACGGTTATTGAGAGAACGTTCCACGTGGACAGTAATGCTGAGAG GGAGGAGTGGATTCGGGCAATTCAGGCTGTAGCAAATGGACTGAAGACGCGAGAGGAGGAGGAACCGATGGACATTAACTTCAGTTCATCAGGAGACAGCAGCATGGAGACATCTTCAGGAAAATCACGCAGCAAAGTG ACAATGAGTGACTTTGACTACCTGAAGCTGCTGGGTAAGGGCACATTTGGGAAAGTGATCCTGGTCAGAGAGAAAGCAACAGGTGTGCATTATGCCATGAAGATTCTGAGGAAGGAGGTCATCATTGCTAAG gatgAGGTGGCACACACGGTCACAGAGAGCCGGGTGTTGCAGAACACCAGACACCCCTTCCTTACG ACACTAAAGTATGCGTTCCAAACACACGACCGACTCTGCTTTGTCATGGAGTATGCTAACGGAGGCGAG CTTTTTTTCCACTTGTCCCGTGAACGCGTTTTCACGGAAGATCGAGCACAGTTTTATGGAGCAGAAATCGTTTCTGCGCTTGAGTATCTGCACTCACGAGACGTGGTCTACCGAGACCtgaag ctGGAGAATCTTATGCTGGATAAGGATGGACACATTAAAATCACAGATTTTGGTTTGTGTAAGGAGGGAATTACCAATGAAGCCACCATGAAGACTTTCTGTGGAACTCCAGAGTACCTTGCACCCGAG GTACTGGAGGATAACGATTATGGGCGGGCAGTAGACTGGTGGGGTTTGGGTGTGGTCATGTACGAAATGATGTGCGGTCGACTGCCTTTCTATAATCAGGACCACGAGCGGCTGTTTGAGCTTATCCTAATGGAAGAGATCAGATTTCCCCGGAACCTGTCACCTGATGCCAAAAGCCTTCTCGCTGGCTTGCTCAAGAAAGACCCGAAACAAAG GTTGGGAGGAGGTTGTGAAGACGCCAAAGAAGTGATGAATCACAAGTTTTTCTCCTCCATCAACTGGCAGGATGTACTGCAGAAAAAG CTCACGCCTCCTTTCAAGCCTCAGGTAACATCAGAGACCGACACTCGCTATTTTGACGAGGAATTCACTTTGCAGACCATCACTGTCACACCACCTGACCAGT